The genomic region atttgtatagcccttatcACCTTTAGTCTCCAAGACCTTCTTCCATTTGTGAATCATTGAGTGTCTGTTTCCACCTCAGTCATCCCACCATAACCCAAACGCCGTCACCCACCCAGCATGCAACACCAGACCAGTCAGTAAACCAAATAAAAATCACTGGTCGAGCCTGAAGTTCTTTACCACATTTATTGTGAAAATGTACACAGAGATTAACGGTAGGACTTCTGGTAGCGGGCACGGGCTCCAGGGCCACCAAACTTCTTGGACTCGCAGCGTCTGGGGTCGGCAACCAGCAGGGTCCTGTCGTACTGGATCAGGATGTCCTTGATCTCCTTCTTGGAGGCCTCGTCCACGTCTGGAGAACACAGGTGGTCAGCATGGAGGACAACGCTCACCTTCACTACCTTTTTTTAACCATTTATTTCTGCAGGTTTTATGCTTTTTTTATAGTGCTGGTGAGACCGGAAGGCATGGGAGAGAGGGCAGACGTAAAGCAAAGGACCACGGCAGGAATCGAACACGGGTAAGGACTGAGCCTTAATGGTACTCCAAAAGGATTTACTTCTAACCAAACTGGGAGGTGCTGGAACAATGTTCCAAGCACTAGCCACTTATGAAATAGTATTAATTCAGCAATGGCAAGGAAGTCCGATTAGTAGTCAAGGTGACGTACATCAAGACCCTATACTGAAAAACGATTTTATCATAACATAGCCACCGTCATCGTACCCCCATAGAAGCATTTCTAAATATGTGAATCACCTCCATGTGAGTAAGCACTAAGTAACTATGAAGCATTATTAGAGCATGCATAAACATCAGAACCAGGGAATGTCAGTTGGTTTGACCTCCCACTTTAAGATCACGATTATTTGCCTGCCAGATAAtattggggaaaaaaaacaatgaaaccAAATAATTCCACTTCCATACTCACACTTCTGGTAGTAGGCGACCAGTGCTTTGGAGATGGCCTGACGGATGGCTGCAAGATAAGGAAATATTTGGTCAGAAAAGTAGTTACAAAATAGAAACATCTTTGCCGAATCTCATCAACAGCTTTGGTTCAAATTAAAAACACACCTATAGTTATGAATGCCCAAGAATGACCATGCCATTAGTTAACACATCCAGTATTGGATATTGACCAGGCAATTGCAGATGTGGCACAGGGTTTTATGCCACAGAACTGTTCAATCTATGGAAATGCACACATCAGAAGCCAAAGGCTGCATGTCCATAACCAGTGAGCATTCATCAACCATTCACTACTTTAATTTGACCAAAATCGGGCCAGAGGGCGTCAGTTGGTTAGACAATCAACAATTACATCAGCTGTAACATGGTCTATAATCGTTGCAAGTTCTTGCAAATCTTCCCCTAAAGGGTCAACGTAGAACATGCCCTACGCCCCGCCCCACTCCTTCTCAATGAATCCCGTTGATGAACTCCAGAGGTTGCCAGGTACCACTCAGGGTGTTGCTATGGAGTCACTCACCGTAGATCTGAGCGACGTGTCCACCACCCTTCACGCGGACTCTGATGTCAACGCCGGCAAAGCGCTCctttcccagcagcagcagaggctcCAGGAGCTAAAAGGACAAGACACAAATTGATTAGCTGATTGGTTGGTTAAGGTCAACTAAAGGGAGCATAGTAGTGCAGTACTCCCGGACAAAAAAGGTAGGGCTGACACCGAATGTCTCCATGCAGGCATTCTGAATACCCCTACCCTGTTCATTGGGCACTTTGGAAACAGCCATATTATAAAGGGCTGCGATAGTAAAGCTGATACAGGTACCGCCATCTTGTATCACTACAATTACTACCATTTCCATTAACTACAATCAAATTTGACAATTATATGCAAAAATAACTCCCATCTTAAGTCAATGGGTCAGTTAATTGACCGCAAACTAGGCATTTTCCTGTCCCCAATGACCATTtgataaacaaaaatatatgtataatttCAATTAACTAAACCAAAGTCACAAGATGAGTCGATGGGATCCACATGTCACATGTCAGCCACCTCATGAACAGGAAACCAGAATGCAGTACCCCATATCAGTTGATGGGATATCTTCGATCTGATGCCTTGTGAGTTTACTCATTAGCGGTCAGTATTTTGATTTGTGGGCCCATTTAAATCGCTCCAGAAGAAATCCACTGAAGGAACCAGCCTTACCTTGTACTGGAGGGTGGCGGGCTCGATCATCTCCAGGGGTCTGCCGTTCACCTTGATCAGACCATTACCCCTCTTACAGTGAGCAACTGCGGTGGCAGTTTTCTGTAGAAGACAACAGAATTCAGTGAATTGACTGGCGAAACCGTaactaaatacaaaaataaagcgGCACACGGGGAGGAGGGAGCGAGTCCATTTTGAACGGGGTGGTAGTTTTACACAGCACGTCTAGTATAGTATGGGGTTTACGGCTAGTTTGTTAGCTACTAGCGTTGCTAAACTTGCCCCAAGCTGGCTGCAAGCTGACATTTTACAAGGAAATAAGGACATAATCCACCCTACATTAACGGTTGAGATGCATGTAATGACTCAGGGTGTGCTGGAAGACTATAAATGCAACGTTTAGCGTCCCGGGTGTTGTTAGCTGTTAGCTTCTCTATGCTGGTCGACCTGGGCAGGCGGAACACCACGCGTGGAACAACTTAATCATATTTACTCACTTTGCGTCCGAAGACCTGCACCGATTGAAGAGGACCTTTAGCCACCATCTTTCTGAAAACAGAAAACGCACAAACGTTAGTTTATCAGGCGAAAATGTGTATATTTTCTCGTATTTCTGTGTACACATCGAAGAACGTACCGTCTTCAGCTGGGGTGCCGTACAGAGAGAACGAAAGGGGCTTCCCAGGCCGCAGATCAGGGGGGTTTTACGACACTTTGAGCATGGCCTGTTTTACGACACTTCGTTTCACCCAACCGCCATTTTAAAATCGCAAGGGTGGTATAAAAGTTGAAATATGGCCATAAATGTTACGTTATGTGTCGAAATAGAATATATTACATTTCCAACGttttaaaaaaactaaatataGAGTTTTGGAAACGCTAAAATAGGAAAAGCTGTATTTATTATGTAATTATTTTTGTGTAAAATCTGTTTCACCCTTTTTcgtgaaaaacaacaaaaaacaaacgtAATGGGTCCAACTTTGGGCTGGTTACTGCGCATTTAATTTTTCCTTGCGCTATGCAGCCTTATAAATGACATTTCCCTACTTCCCTCTTTGCCAACGGGTTGACAGCTCATCATCTAATGATGGAAAATGTATCAACcttagaataaaataaattcgAGTTACCATAAAGCAtcacatatatcatatataagcTCTGTTTATCCTCACGAAAGCTGTGGACATTATAAAAAGAGCAGAGGATAAACACAAAATATTCATCTTACAGAAACCCACCGACAAGTGTCGCTGTTTCTCTGTGTATCGGATCATCGATAGGTTAATTGAGGGCTGTCGATGTGGCGTCAAGGTGTGCAAGCTCTAGTGTTGAGAAATAGTGTTATGGTCTGTGACTTTGGGAagctttaaaaataataaataatgggGGTTTAAACATTGTTTGAAAATATTTGCTTGCAAAAATAAAATAGCTTGCTGTAAGACAGATTTATTCCAATTAGTCTACGTCTAAAGACTGGGCATCAGACAATTTTTCAACGATTACATTTCTTAAGTGTATATTCAACGTAATATAATCCATAATACCTTAATATCAAGGACATCGTGTGGACATTATGTGCAATTGTGTGAAATAATGTCCGATTTCAAAACAGTTGCGGTTCTAGGCCAtgtccactagggggcagaCAGGGGTCAGTTATTCGAAGTACAATAGGAACATTTTAAGTACCATTCGACAGATCAGTGGATTATTGGCCGGTGCTTTTTAGAAATAGGGATATGTTGGTCATGAACAAGGTGTATGGCAATGTTTAGCCATCTGTTTTAGAATTCACCACCACATGCATATAAGGTACAACCTCAAACAAAGGACATTGCAATTATTGACTTGACCATGAAATAAACTACAAAAGTTTGGAAAGACTCTcagcatatttatatttcatcctgtgggagttgtgtgtgtggatgacggctggtttaagcagcctcacctggcccgaaacagactgattggactctggggctgagtgaggctgcacacctgtagCACATTGAGGAATCAGCGTGCACAGGATCAACCAGCCATCACCCCAGGGAGAGATcgcctgcatggcaacatggagcaccaggcAATGTATTACTACAAACCATACAATAACCTggcttcaacaccaccaccctgagtcCTTGTCTGTTGAGCCCAGTTGAAGTCACCAAGGTGGAGGGCAGCATTGGTTATTGTGGCACTTCTGTTGTATTTTATGTTGCCACATTGATTGAAATACTGATAAATTATGGCTAGATAATATCTTAATTGCAAAGAACAATAATGTGACATAAGTCTGTATCGTTTTTGGCAAAAAAACAACGATTCATTAATCATTTTGAACTCGAAATGAAGCAGGGCCCCAGAGTGAGCCAAGCTTTCCACCAGTGTGTGTGAAACAAGGCTAATCTGAAATAATAAATCGGCTCTCAATGAGCTATTGAGATTAGGAAGTCTACGCGTCTGTCTGAAACACCCCAAACTAATAAAACCTCTCTCAaacaaaccaatcaaattgtcAGTAGGCTATAATATGAAACTAAATAGGCtaaagggtgtgtgtgctgttgtgtcaTCAACTCAAGACAAGCATGTTATTGATGAAAGTCGCACCTTGGCCGGTACCCCTGTTGTGCTGGGATTTTCATGAGTAGGAACGATTAATACATTTCTGAAGTATtattagagtgtgtgtgctttttctGAGGGGGTTTTCTTCATCACAAACATGGAATTTCATGGATGCCCTCTAGGTGTCGCTGCTTGCTAACCTACACCTTGTCTATTTCTTTGTGAACCATGATAAACAGTTTGAACCTTACAtgcagggtgcgatttgccggtggggatggtggggattatccccccctctggtttacacgtcctaccctctgctgaattatttttatcctcggtggggataaaaattatcccccccacccaaagtattttcaccattacatcgtaataattaacaaccaaaatacacagggtccgtcttcattttgattgtgctgtgattttgatctactgggagcgagtcagaggcgtcgcgctcgcagaaagcagttttattttgaaaaccaacCGGATTTACTTGCTTTTCTATggtttcaaaagtcaacttcctgtccccgccgaaacaaaagtttaaaccaaatggacgaaaaatgaaaagaatacaGAGCAGCATATCTTCATATTTGAAAGAGCTTGAGTCTGCGGCTTTTGATTTGGGCATCCAGGCTCGTAGGATTGGGAGAGTGTTTGATGTGCGATGGCTGTCCTAATCCTGCACGTCAGTGACAGCTCTCTGGGAGAGCTATCCAGCCTTCCCGtcccgcagatttgcagagatgtggttgaagcagggtcaccacgctgctatcgatccgccaacaggaaagcaaaaaaaagaggctgaagtgcgtcatcagagcggactgttttcgtagtctgacctatagtctacccgattaacccataaaaaaaaaaaaaccgtcttgacagcacattgtggtatttcatattttctgttgaactgatatcggggggaaaaaaatatatattttttttatttggcacatttaaaaacaatattagctatgagaaaatatttttgaaaatgcagtggttaagttcacgttcaaaataggcctaccgcctacgttatgaagcctaagtgtaaggtttagatacacaaagtcacaagatcaactgtttatataagttttcacactgttgtgtggttatttttcctgaataaaatgtttctcaaaattatccccccctctggttttttcacaaatcgcaccctgctTACATGTATCAACATAATATAGTTTAGTGTATGGCTGTAAAGTCTTTGATTATTCGTATACTACACTTACTATATTGAGGTAGACCTCGGTTCTGTTTGGAGGGACTGTATCAATGAGTGCCTCATAGCGGGTAGGTGTAGGGAATGGAAATGAGAAATGCATTGTAAAATCGCACTTTTGTTCAATACCACCCTCTAGTGTTTCTGAAAGGTCATTACGACTTCAAGTTTGTATAGCATTACAAGAAGCGCAAGGGCTATATTCAAACTTTGCCATAATGGTAGGATTCATTGTCGCTTTCTGATGGACAAATAATCTTAAATATTATTTCAGAAGAGCATAAATAGGTCCCTTAGATTTTAACTTTTTAACTAAGTAGaagtcttttttcttttacatttaggAGCTATGCGTCAAATAAAACAGGTTTCTAACCTTGGTGATGCATATAACTACAGCAGGGCTACAAAGAGCCCACTACAAAGGTTGGGGGGGAACTGGGAAGGGGGATGAGTTCAACTgagctcgctcgctctctctctctctctctctctctctctctctctctctctctctctctctctctctctctctctctctctctctctctctctctctctctcatacaaaaacagaaacacacacacacacattaatttgaTGTGGCCACAATGTTTCTGGCAGACAAATGTGGCATCCCCAGTCGaaattcccatgatgcattattGTACTTTCAGAACATTATTTCATAATActtgcaccacacacacacacacacacacacgcgcgcgcgttaAGGATGCTGAGTCTCTGATTTGCCAGTCCTGGCAAgcacggcagcagcagcagcagcagctctctTTACCAAAGTGTCAGGCAGCGCTTGCACTGTCCAGGCCTCAGCACAGCCATTAGACGCAGAGCGCTCTCCCGTTACGACTTGGAGGCTCCACGAGGGCCGGGAACACACGCCTAATGTCAGCGGAGGAGCCAAACAAGTGTCAATGCTTTCCTTTAACCCTTTCCTTGATCACTTGGACACCTTTTATGTTGCAGTCAATACAACTGAATGCCTTGACTGTCCTtatggttaaccggccagcaTTCCACAACCGATCTAAAAGGTtttgcctgtatgtatgtatgtatgtatgtatgtatgtatgtatgtatgtatgtatgtatgtatgtatgtatgacaatcatggcacccattgcactcctgatcatcccggttattctgaaggagggatcccccactctgcgttccttctcaagatctgttccttgctgattaagggagttttttcttgcccccAGGGGGCTTAGGGTCAGAGGGgagtcataaatatatggcccatgaagccctttgagactgtacctgtgattcagggctatacaaatacaattgaattgactTGAACCATGGAACAGGTGGATTTCCACTTAGATTCTAAAAAAGAGTCAATTAAGGACTTGCAATGATGATGAGAAGCAGTagcaggagatggaggcgggggagagggggggttttAAAGTGTGGTCCCCTGGGTAATAGGACACCACCATAGATGGGCATTTCCTCTCCTCCACGGAACTTATGGAAACACATCACCTGGCGCGCTGACCCTTGACCTCGCCTTGTCACAGCAGTTTGAGCCTGAAACGATGCTCCGGGAgttacagagaggaggaggaggaggaggaggaggagacgggggaggagacACAGTCGATGGTCGTCCACCGTGGCTCATTTGACCATAATAGGCCTTAGGGgtagttttaaaaaaaaaagcaaggtGTAATTGAAGTTTGCCTGAGCGTAGAGAATAGATTTGCAAAAGCTTTAAGGCagggatgctgtgtgtgtgtgtgtgtgtgtgtgtgtgtgtgtgtgtgtgtgtgtgtgtgtgtgtgtgtgtgtgtgtgtgtgtgtgtgtgtgtgtgtgtgtgtgtgtgtgtgtgtgaccgtgggtggctgtgtctgtgtctttgtgtctgtgtcctagtcctgtgtgtgtttgtggacatgtcagtctgtgtgtttttgtgaccGGCgaagtgtgtgttactgtgggagtgtgtgtgtgtgtgtcggtgtgcagGTTGTCGGGGGCGGCTGAATAAGGCTCTGTTAGGTGTACACACTTGTGCGGTTGCCACAGTAACAAGGTAGAAACCTTTTCGGGGTTTGGACGTTTAGTGTGCGAGGCCGCGGCGAAGTGAGATGTGGGAACACACCGTGCGTTGGCCGAGAGGAggaattattttaaaataacaaaaatcaTCCTTACCTTTTATATCCATGTCTGTTGTGTCTTCATGGCACTGGgcgctctctcaatctctctctctctctctctctcgctctctctctctccactaccctctctctcgctctctctctctctctctctctccactaccctctctctctctctctctctcgccctctctctcgctctctctctctctctctctctctccttctgtctctctctctctcgccctctctctccactactctctctctctctgtctctctctctctccctctctctccactactctctctctctctctctctctctctctctctctctctctctctctc from Gadus morhua chromosome 19, gadMor3.0, whole genome shotgun sequence harbors:
- the rps16 gene encoding small ribosomal subunit protein uS9 isoform X2 translates to MIEPATLQYKLLEPLLLLGKERFAGVDIRVRVKGGGHVAQIYAIRQAISKALVAYYQKYVDEASKKEIKDILIQYDRTLLVADPRRCESKKFGGPGARARYQKSYR
- the rps16 gene encoding small ribosomal subunit protein uS9 isoform X1 — encoded protein: MVAKGPLQSVQVFGRKKTATAVAHCKRGNGLIKVNGRPLEMIEPATLQYKLLEPLLLLGKERFAGVDIRVRVKGGGHVAQIYAIRQAISKALVAYYQKYVDEASKKEIKDILIQYDRTLLVADPRRCESKKFGGPGARARYQKSYR